In candidate division WOR-3 bacterium, the following are encoded in one genomic region:
- a CDS encoding complex I subunit 5 family protein, translating to MVMLAHPFIMMILVPAAAGLLGYLIGRLRNEFSFIGTVASLYYAIRLFLLSRSGEPIELTIMKLGSITAGFRLDQLSGFILLFVSIFTTLILFYSFRYMRGREGTRGFYLYSMLILAFANGVVLAADLVTLFFFWGGLLLLLYAILLIGRGETYKTARKALVIVGLSDFAMLLGIVILMVRTFVPGGWIDLAPRVPVPLYDPAMIAGFVLITTGALAKAGAMPLHTWIPTAAETAPVPVLALIPAALDKLLGIYLLVRLTVYMFDIASNMVLRNVLMAIGAGTILFAVMMALVQKRMMKLLAFHAVSQVGYMVLGIGTGIPVGIAGGLFHMFNNAIYKTGLFLAGGSVEHWAKTDELEKLGGVARQMPMSFISFLVCALAIAGVPPLNGFFSKWMVYQGVLSVGGEGNRLFPVFLVAAMFGSVLTLASFLKLLHALFLGQRPAQLERVREVPLTMWLPPFLLALTCVIFGVFAYQLPLRGLIIPGFNFYELNLSGVWSPVSATLLLLAALGLGAGVYLLSTAVRPVTGRTFVGGEQIGYSEESRVPGTAFYSSVKHMPIIGELLIFGERGAFDLYNWLVGVFRVIGYVFREGVDRALRALVEFIGRLIYYFGIGLSRIHTGNLPLYLSWVFLGAVIFYLLLFLR from the coding sequence ATGGTAATGCTGGCGCATCCATTTATTATGATGATCCTCGTTCCCGCTGCTGCCGGACTGCTGGGTTATCTGATTGGCAGATTGCGCAACGAGTTCAGCTTTATCGGCACAGTCGCTTCGCTTTACTATGCGATCCGGTTGTTTTTGTTATCCCGCAGTGGCGAACCGATTGAACTGACGATTATGAAGCTCGGCAGCATTACCGCCGGTTTCCGGCTGGACCAGCTTTCCGGTTTCATTCTTCTCTTTGTCAGCATTTTTACCACGCTGATTCTATTCTACTCCTTCCGGTATATGCGCGGTCGGGAGGGCACTCGCGGTTTTTATCTTTATTCAATGCTGATCCTGGCTTTTGCAAATGGTGTCGTGCTGGCGGCAGATCTGGTGACGCTGTTTTTCTTCTGGGGCGGGTTGCTGCTTCTGCTTTATGCAATCCTGCTGATCGGACGGGGAGAGACTTATAAAACTGCACGCAAGGCACTGGTGATTGTCGGGCTTTCTGATTTTGCGATGCTTTTAGGAATAGTAATTTTGATGGTGCGGACATTTGTTCCCGGTGGCTGGATTGACCTTGCGCCCCGAGTGCCGGTGCCGCTTTATGATCCGGCGATGATTGCGGGGTTTGTGCTGATTACTACCGGGGCACTGGCGAAGGCGGGTGCGATGCCGCTCCATACCTGGATTCCGACTGCTGCTGAGACCGCACCGGTTCCGGTGCTGGCGCTCATTCCCGCTGCACTGGATAAACTGCTGGGAATTTATCTTCTGGTCCGGCTCACCGTTTACATGTTTGACATTGCCAGCAACATGGTCCTGCGCAATGTCCTGATGGCGATTGGTGCAGGCACGATTCTATTTGCAGTAATGATGGCGCTGGTTCAGAAGCGGATGATGAAACTGCTTGCATTCCACGCCGTTTCCCAGGTGGGTTATATGGTGCTGGGAATCGGGACCGGGATTCCGGTGGGCATTGCCGGCGGATTATTCCATATGTTCAATAACGCCATTTACAAGACCGGACTGTTTCTGGCGGGCGGGTCGGTTGAACACTGGGCAAAGACCGATGAGCTGGAAAAACTGGGTGGTGTTGCAAGACAGATGCCGATGAGCTTTATTTCATTTTTGGTGTGTGCACTGGCAATTGCAGGGGTTCCACCGCTTAACGGGTTCTTCTCGAAATGGATGGTTTATCAGGGGGTGTTGAGCGTGGGGGGCGAGGGCAACCGGCTGTTCCCGGTTTTTCTAGTGGCAGCAATGTTTGGCAGTGTGCTAACCCTAGCATCCTTTTTGAAACTCTTGCATGCCCTGTTTCTTGGTCAGCGGCCCGCACAGCTGGAACGGGTCCGGGAGGTGCCGCTGACGATGTGGCTGCCGCCGTTTCTCTTGGCGCTTACCTGCGTGATTTTCGGGGTTTTTGCATATCAGCTGCCACTGCGCGGGCTGATCATTCCCGGTTTCAATTTTTACGAGCTGAATCTGTCCGGGGTCTGGAGTCCGGTTTCAGCAACCCTCCTGCTGCTGGCAGCGCTCGGTCTGGGAGCAGGTGTCTATCTGCTGAGTACGGCTGTCAGGCCGGTGACGGGCAGGACATTTGTCGGCGGGGAACAGATTGGTTATTCTGAGGAGAGCCGGGTTCCGGGAACGGCATTTTACTCTTCGGTGAAGCATATGCCGATTATCGGCGAGCTGCTGATCTTTGGTGAACGCGGCGCATTTGATCTCTATAACTGGCTTGTGGGTGTCTTCCGGGTGATCGGTTATGTATTTCGGGAAGGGGTGGACCGGGCACTCAGAGCACTGGTTGAGTTTATCGGCAGGCTGATTTACTACTTTGGCATTGGTCTTTCTCGGATTCACACCGGAAATCTCCCCCTTTATCTCTCGTGGGTTTTTTTGGGAGCGGTAATATTTTATCTGCTGCTGTTTTTGAGGTAA
- the mbhE gene encoding hydrogen gas-evolving membrane-bound hydrogenase subunit E, which translates to MLELYLLLAVMLAAALVASETRNLLAAAVALGLVGFSVAIMFILVQAPDLAIVQIVVETLTVVFFTAVILRTTDVDTTVTQGLKMETAMFVAAFLAFGGLFLSLIIGVLQEIPRFGEPVMRIAQEYVQLGLERTGAANIVSAIILDFRGYDTLGEATVLFTAVVGVLTVMRLASRKKPGEF; encoded by the coding sequence ATGCTTGAACTTTATTTGCTGCTTGCGGTGATGCTGGCTGCAGCGCTGGTAGCCAGTGAGACGAGGAATCTTTTGGCGGCGGCGGTGGCGCTCGGGCTGGTCGGTTTCAGCGTGGCGATAATGTTCATTCTGGTGCAGGCGCCGGATCTGGCGATTGTGCAGATTGTGGTTGAAACGCTGACGGTGGTGTTCTTTACTGCAGTAATTCTGCGCACGACCGATGTTGATACTACTGTTACTCAGGGGCTGAAAATGGAGACGGCGATGTTTGTTGCCGCATTTCTGGCTTTCGGCGGACTTTTTCTGTCGCTGATTATCGGTGTGCTGCAGGAGATACCGAGGTTTGGAGAACCGGTGATGCGAATTGCCCAGGAGTATGTTCAGCTGGGCTTGGAGCGGACCGGCGCGGCCAATATTGTGTCGGCAATTATTCTTGATTTCCGGGGTTATGATACCCTCGGCGAGGCAACAGTGCTGTTTACCGCGGTGGTTGGAGTTCTAACGGTAATGCGGCTAGCGAGCCGGAAAAAGCCCGGGGAGTTCTGA
- a CDS encoding MnhB domain-containing protein yields MRGMSLIVQVMTGLLAGILLLYGWYVILHGHLTPGGGFAGGVLVAAALILVSLAFGAVEQVERREYILSSIFESSGGVLFLGLALAGYFAADYFFRNAGLFYIGRPLELVSGGIIPLANIAIGLKVGAGLFAIFLALGASRFVMKE; encoded by the coding sequence ATGCGTGGAATGTCACTGATCGTGCAGGTAATGACCGGATTGCTTGCCGGCATCCTGCTGCTCTATGGGTGGTATGTTATTCTGCACGGACATTTGACTCCTGGTGGTGGCTTTGCCGGCGGTGTACTGGTGGCAGCGGCATTGATCCTAGTTTCGCTGGCATTCGGGGCAGTTGAGCAGGTGGAGCGCAGGGAGTATATTCTGTCATCGATTTTTGAAAGTTCCGGCGGAGTGCTGTTCCTCGGGCTGGCGCTTGCCGGCTATTTTGCTGCCGACTACTTCTTCCGGAATGCCGGGCTATTTTATATCGGCAGACCGCTGGAACTGGTGAGTGGTGGAATAATACCGCTGGCGAACATTGCAATCGGGCTCAAGGTTGGTGCCGGGCTGTTTGCCATCTTTCTGGCGCTTGGTGCCTCAAGATTTGTGATGAAGGAGTAG
- a CDS encoding sodium:proton antiporter, with translation MIPYLACVLLFLIGLYVVISKRNLIKIVIGFSLIEYAVNLFFALVGFKKGALAPIITQPEQVRMGVARNFVDPVPQALVLTAIVIGLSTTALMLSLAMRLYEKYKTFDISEIRRLKG, from the coding sequence ATGATTCCCTATCTTGCCTGTGTGCTTCTGTTTCTCATCGGCCTGTATGTGGTTATTTCCAAACGCAACCTGATTAAGATTGTTATCGGATTCTCGCTTATTGAATATGCAGTCAATCTGTTCTTCGCCCTCGTAGGGTTCAAGAAGGGGGCACTGGCGCCGATTATCACTCAGCCCGAGCAGGTTCGGATGGGAGTTGCCAGGAATTTTGTTGATCCGGTACCCCAGGCGCTGGTACTGACCGCAATTGTCATCGGACTCTCTACGACCGCTCTGATGCTTTCGCTGGCGATGCGGCTTTATGAGAAATACAAGACCTTTGATATTTCAGAAATCAGACGGCTGAAGGGATAA